The following proteins come from a genomic window of Hydractinia symbiolongicarpus strain clone_291-10 chromosome 2, HSymV2.1, whole genome shotgun sequence:
- the LOC130630244 gene encoding uncharacterized protein LOC130630244 isoform X2: MNLSTENLHLLDAVKCSYCSQTLEEPKILDCNDTFCKECLDGLLVFRHNGSATIQCPEELCEEETSLESSETTNSLATNHNMSAVVKSLSHENTKYLCEESSNCKSSVTRSCTKCQTNTCDDCWLSHDCVDADYTPIIFHRRAQTILPFCTSHRSIANVICSDCDGAYICRYCQHRTHVGHKSDTIQTEAGKIKHSLLKQVEDGEKKRQRAKILIQGCHKQIDDIKMSMDEFSTELDRRVQTRLSKYFTFLEDEKKRILDEWQHFVNRLKAEVEIFDESSKVSNVISRYFEKVKSKGDYFIVAGKVNIAERLKSLIPQNVPQMQAVLKDVEDNTFECNPLGKLSVTFQEIPLNDSLNQYVRWEKTASENLKKVLLRSSAKGTFKARFKPVTSTESTVKARFQCIQPMDEYKHFSVEELRLQDYNIFNLSKILKSDIPFLKQKTRFGYPNIASSSATALTSFDFTGFGFTSAPTFGTAGAFGAGSSFGSTGSSTFGSTNAPSPFTTRAPTFGTAGAFGVGSSFGSIGGSSTFGSTNPPNPFTTRAPTFGTAGAFGVGSSFGSTGSSTLGSTNAPNHFTTRALTFGTTGASGFDSSFWSPFNTPGAFTSDSTRMSSRTSTTARKLDNIDVKSYDSFFEFGKTAPTTDNFYFQDISKLSGNSNPQLPTAENVKSSEVDMLQYDDSSFLDSDFLKCSYPYVEMLAAISGFHCRDEFLLFETGRQLFSWKLLLIAALSIST, from the exons atgaatttaTCAACAGAAAACTTGCACTTACTTGACGCTGTTAAATGTAGCTACTGCAGTCAAACATTAGAGGAACCAAAAATTTTAGATTGTAACGATACCTTTTGTAAAGAATGTCTTGATGGCTTGCTGGTGTTTAGACATAATGGGAGCGCTACCATACAATGTCCTGAAGAACTCTGTGAAGAAGAGACATCATTAGAATCCAGTGAAACTACAAACTCTCTTGCAACAAATCACAATATGTCGGCTGTTGTGAAAAGTCT GTCACATGAGAACACAAAGTATTTGTGCGAAGAAAGTTCCAATTGTAAATCATCCGTGACGAGGTCATGTACAAAATGTCAAACCAACACTTGCGATGATTGTTGGCTTTCACATGATTGCGTTGATGCTGATTACACCCCAATCATATTTCACAGGAGAGCACAAACCATCCTACCTTTTTGTACAAGTCATCGCAGCATAGCTAATGTGATTTGCTCTGATTGTGATGGTGCATACATCTGCAGATATTGCCAGCATCGAACCCATGTAGGTCATAAAAGTGACACAATACAAACAGAAGCTGGGAAAATAAAGCATAGTCTTTTAAAGCAAGTAGAAGATGGCGAAAAGAAACGACAAAGAGCGAAGATTTTGATTCAAGGCTGTCACAAGCAAATCGATGATATCAAAATGTCAATGGATGAGTTTAGTACTGAGCTAGACAGACGCGTGCAAACACGGCTTAGCAAATACTTTACCTTTCTGGAGGATGAAAAGAAAAGGATTCTCGACGAATGGCAACATTTTGTTAATCGGCTAAAAGCAGAAGTCGAAATTTTTGACGAATCATCGAAAGTAAGCAATGTGATTTCACGTTATTTTGAGAAGGTGAAGAGCAAAGGAGATTATTTTATTGTCGCTGGTAAAGTCAACATTGCAGAAAGACTGAAGAGTTTAATTCCACAAAATGTCCCCCAAATGCAAGCTGTGCTAAAAGATGTTGAAGATAATACGTTTGAATGTAATCCCCTTGGAAAATTAAGTGTTACTTTTCAAGAAATACCTTTGAATGACAGTTTAAATCAATATGTGCGATGGGAAAAAACTGCTTCAGAGAATctcaaaaaag TTCTTCTTCGTTCTTCAGCTAAAGGGACATTTAAAGCACGTTTTAAG cCTGTAACAAGTACTGAAAGTACTGTCAAGGCACGATTTCAATGCATTCAGCCAATGGATGAATACAAACATTTTTCTGTGGag gaactacgtttacaagattataacatttttaatttatcgaaaattttaaagtctg ATATTCCATTCCTTAAACAG AAAACACGTTTTGGATATCCAAACATTGCATCAAGTTCTGCTACCGCTTTAACTTCTTTTGATTTCACTGGTTTTGGTTTCACAAGTGCGCCTACATTTGGAACTGCAGGAGCATTTGGTGCTGGTTCTTCTTTTGGATCCACTGGTTCATCTACATTCGGCTCAACAAATGCACCTAGCCCTTTCACTACACGTGCTCCAACATTTGGAACTGCAGGAGCATTTGGTGTTGGTTCTTCTTTTGGATCCATTGGTGGTTCATCTACGTTTGGCTCAACAAATCCACCTAACCCTTTCACTACACGTGCTCCTACATTTGGAACTGCAGGAGCATTTGGTGTTGGTTCTTCTTTTGGATCCACTGGTTCATCTACGCTTGGCTCAACAAATGCACCTAACCATTTCACTACACGTGCTCTAACATTTGGAACTACAGGAGCATCTGGGTTTGATTCAAGTTTTTGGTCACCATTTAACACACCTGGTGCATTTACCTCTGATTCCACAAGAATGTCATCGCGTACTTCCACTACTGCGCGTAAACTTGACAACATTGATGTAAAGTCATATGATTCATTCTTTGAGTTTGGTAAAACAG CACCTACTACAGATAACTTCTATTTTCAAGACATATCTAAGTTGAGTGGAAATAGCAACCCGCAGTTACCT ACGGCAGAAAATGTGAAGTCATCAGAAGTTGATATGTTGCAATATGACGACAGTTCTTTTCTTGACAGCGACTTCTTAA AGTGCAGCTACCCATATGTAGAAATGCTAGCTGCTATCTCCGGCTTTCATTGTCGAGacgaatttttactttttgaaactggaAGGCAGTTGTTCAGTTGGAAGTTACTCTTGATCGCTGCACTTAGTATATCAACGTAA
- the LOC130630244 gene encoding uncharacterized protein LOC130630244 isoform X1: MNLSTENLHLLDAVKCSYCSQTLEEPKILDCNDTFCKECLDGLLVFRHNGSATIQCPEELCEEETSLESSETTNSLATNHNMSAVVKSLSHENTKYLCEESSNCKSSVTRSCTKCQTNTCDDCWLSHDCVDADYTPIIFHRRAQTILPFCTSHRSIANVICSDCDGAYICRYCQHRTHVGHKSDTIQTEAGKIKHSLLKQVEDGEKKRQRAKILIQGCHKQIDDIKMSMDEFSTELDRRVQTRLSKYFTFLEDEKKRILDEWQHFVNRLKAEVEIFDESSKVSNVISRYFEKVKSKGDYFIVAGKVNIAERLKSLIPQNVPQMQAVLKDVEDNTFECNPLGKLSVTFQEIPLNDSLNQYVRWEKTASENLKKVLLRSSAKGTFKARFKPVTSTESTVKARFQCIQPMDEYKHFSVEVIFIFRSYVFIYIPCLSVYFFFFLFCFQELRLQDYNIFNLSKILKSDIPFLKQKTRFGYPNIASSSATALTSFDFTGFGFTSAPTFGTAGAFGAGSSFGSTGSSTFGSTNAPSPFTTRAPTFGTAGAFGVGSSFGSIGGSSTFGSTNPPNPFTTRAPTFGTAGAFGVGSSFGSTGSSTLGSTNAPNHFTTRALTFGTTGASGFDSSFWSPFNTPGAFTSDSTRMSSRTSTTARKLDNIDVKSYDSFFEFGKTAPTTDNFYFQDISKLSGNSNPQLPTAENVKSSEVDMLQYDDSSFLDSDFLKCSYPYVEMLAAISGFHCRDEFLLFETGRQLFSWKLLLIAALSIST, translated from the exons atgaatttaTCAACAGAAAACTTGCACTTACTTGACGCTGTTAAATGTAGCTACTGCAGTCAAACATTAGAGGAACCAAAAATTTTAGATTGTAACGATACCTTTTGTAAAGAATGTCTTGATGGCTTGCTGGTGTTTAGACATAATGGGAGCGCTACCATACAATGTCCTGAAGAACTCTGTGAAGAAGAGACATCATTAGAATCCAGTGAAACTACAAACTCTCTTGCAACAAATCACAATATGTCGGCTGTTGTGAAAAGTCT GTCACATGAGAACACAAAGTATTTGTGCGAAGAAAGTTCCAATTGTAAATCATCCGTGACGAGGTCATGTACAAAATGTCAAACCAACACTTGCGATGATTGTTGGCTTTCACATGATTGCGTTGATGCTGATTACACCCCAATCATATTTCACAGGAGAGCACAAACCATCCTACCTTTTTGTACAAGTCATCGCAGCATAGCTAATGTGATTTGCTCTGATTGTGATGGTGCATACATCTGCAGATATTGCCAGCATCGAACCCATGTAGGTCATAAAAGTGACACAATACAAACAGAAGCTGGGAAAATAAAGCATAGTCTTTTAAAGCAAGTAGAAGATGGCGAAAAGAAACGACAAAGAGCGAAGATTTTGATTCAAGGCTGTCACAAGCAAATCGATGATATCAAAATGTCAATGGATGAGTTTAGTACTGAGCTAGACAGACGCGTGCAAACACGGCTTAGCAAATACTTTACCTTTCTGGAGGATGAAAAGAAAAGGATTCTCGACGAATGGCAACATTTTGTTAATCGGCTAAAAGCAGAAGTCGAAATTTTTGACGAATCATCGAAAGTAAGCAATGTGATTTCACGTTATTTTGAGAAGGTGAAGAGCAAAGGAGATTATTTTATTGTCGCTGGTAAAGTCAACATTGCAGAAAGACTGAAGAGTTTAATTCCACAAAATGTCCCCCAAATGCAAGCTGTGCTAAAAGATGTTGAAGATAATACGTTTGAATGTAATCCCCTTGGAAAATTAAGTGTTACTTTTCAAGAAATACCTTTGAATGACAGTTTAAATCAATATGTGCGATGGGAAAAAACTGCTTCAGAGAATctcaaaaaag TTCTTCTTCGTTCTTCAGCTAAAGGGACATTTAAAGCACGTTTTAAG cCTGTAACAAGTACTGAAAGTACTGTCAAGGCACGATTTCAATGCATTCAGCCAATGGATGAATACAAACATTTTTCTGTGGaggtaatatttatttttcgttCTTATGTGTTCATTTATATTCCTTGCTTGtctgtttatttctttttttttttgttttgttttcaggaactacgtttacaagattataacatttttaatttatcgaaaattttaaagtctg ATATTCCATTCCTTAAACAG AAAACACGTTTTGGATATCCAAACATTGCATCAAGTTCTGCTACCGCTTTAACTTCTTTTGATTTCACTGGTTTTGGTTTCACAAGTGCGCCTACATTTGGAACTGCAGGAGCATTTGGTGCTGGTTCTTCTTTTGGATCCACTGGTTCATCTACATTCGGCTCAACAAATGCACCTAGCCCTTTCACTACACGTGCTCCAACATTTGGAACTGCAGGAGCATTTGGTGTTGGTTCTTCTTTTGGATCCATTGGTGGTTCATCTACGTTTGGCTCAACAAATCCACCTAACCCTTTCACTACACGTGCTCCTACATTTGGAACTGCAGGAGCATTTGGTGTTGGTTCTTCTTTTGGATCCACTGGTTCATCTACGCTTGGCTCAACAAATGCACCTAACCATTTCACTACACGTGCTCTAACATTTGGAACTACAGGAGCATCTGGGTTTGATTCAAGTTTTTGGTCACCATTTAACACACCTGGTGCATTTACCTCTGATTCCACAAGAATGTCATCGCGTACTTCCACTACTGCGCGTAAACTTGACAACATTGATGTAAAGTCATATGATTCATTCTTTGAGTTTGGTAAAACAG CACCTACTACAGATAACTTCTATTTTCAAGACATATCTAAGTTGAGTGGAAATAGCAACCCGCAGTTACCT ACGGCAGAAAATGTGAAGTCATCAGAAGTTGATATGTTGCAATATGACGACAGTTCTTTTCTTGACAGCGACTTCTTAA AGTGCAGCTACCCATATGTAGAAATGCTAGCTGCTATCTCCGGCTTTCATTGTCGAGacgaatttttactttttgaaactggaAGGCAGTTGTTCAGTTGGAAGTTACTCTTGATCGCTGCACTTAGTATATCAACGTAA
- the LOC130630245 gene encoding uncharacterized protein LOC130630245 isoform X1 — protein MNLSTENLHLLDAVKCSYCSQTLEEPKILECNHTFCKECLDGLLVFRHNGSATIQCPEELCEEETSLESSETTNSLATNHNMSAVVKSLSHENTKYLCEESSNCKSSVTRSCTKCQTNTCDDCWLSHDCVDADYTPIIFHRRAQTILPFCTSHRSIANVICSDCDGAYICRYCQHRTHVGHESDTIQTEAGKIKHSLLKQVEDGEKKRQRAKLLIQGCHKQIDDIEMSMGEFSVELDRRVQTRLSKYFTFLENEKKRIVDEFQHFVNRLKAEVEIFDESSKVSNIISRYFEKVKSKGDYFIVAGKVNIAERLKSLIPQNVPQMQAVLNDVEDNTFECNPLGKLSVTVQEIPINNSMNQYVRWEKTASENLKKVLLRSSAKGTFKARFKPVTGLEGTQKSGVSMTINTQYQCIRIMDEYKHFSVEELRLQDYNIFNLSEISKSDIPFLKQKTRFRYPNIASSSATPLTSFNFTGFGFTSAPTFGTAGAFGAGSSFGSTGSSTFGSTNAPNPFTTRAATFGTAGAFGAGSSFGSTGSSTFGSTNAPNPFTTRAATFGTAGSFGVGSSFGSTGSSTFGSTNPPNPFTTRAPTFGTAGAFGVGSSFGSTGSSTFGSTNAPNPFTTRAPTFGTPGAFGVGSSFGSTGSSTFGSTNAPNPLTTCAPTFGTAGAFGVGSSFGSTGSSTFGSTNASNPFTTRAATFGTAGAFGVGSSFGSTGSSTFGSTNAPNPFTTRPPTFGRRRRVRSSKW, from the exons atgaatttaTCAACAGAAAACTTGCACTTACTTGACGCTGTTAAATGTAGCTACTGCAGTCAAACATTAGAGGAACCAAAAATTTTAGAATGTAACCATACCTTTTGTAAAGAATGTCTTGATGGCTTGCTGGTGTTTAGACATAATGGGAGCGCTACCATACAATGTCCTGAAGAACTCTGTGAAGAAGAGACATCATTAGAATCCAGTGAAACTACAAACTCTCTTGCAACAAATCACAATATGTCGGCTGTTGTGAAAAGTCT GTCACATGAGAACACAAAGTATTTGTGCGAAGAAAGTTCCAATTGTAAATCATCCGTGACGAGGTCATGTACAAAATGTCAAACCAACACTTGCGATGATTGTTGGCTTTCACATGATTGCGTTGATGCTGATTACACCCCAATCATATTTCACAGGAGAGCACAAACCATCCTACCTTTTTGTACAAGTCATCGCAGCATAGCTAATGTGATTTGCTCTGATTGTGATGGTGCATACATCTGCAGATATTGCCAGCATCGAACCCATGTAGGTCATGAAAGTGACACAATACAAACAGAAGCTGGGAAAATAAAGCATAGTCTTTTAAAGCAAGTAGAAGATGGCGAAAAGAAACGACAAAGAGCGAAGCTTTTGATTCAAGGCTGTCACAAGCAAATCGATGATATCGAAATGTCAATGGGCGAGTTTAGTGTTGAGTTAGACAGACGCGTGCAAACACGGCTTAGCAAATACTTTACCTTCTTGGAGAATGAGAAGAAAAGGATCGTCGATGAATTTCAACATTTTGTTAATCGGCTAAAAGCAGAAGTCGAAATTTTTGACGAATCATCAAAAGTAAGCAATATCATTTCACGTTATTTTGAGAAGGTGAAAAGCAAAGGAGATTATTTTATTGTCGCTGGTAAAGTCAACATTGCAGAAAGACTGAAGAGTTTAATTCCACAAAATGTCCCCCAAATGCAAGCTGTGCTAAACGATGTTGAAGATAATACGTTTGAATGTAATCCCCTTGGTAAATTAAGTGTTACTGTTCAAGAAATACCTATAAATAATAGTATGAATCAATATGTGCGATGGGAAAAAACTGCTTCAGAGAATCtcaaaaaag TTCTTCTTCGTTCTTCAGCTAAAGGGACATTCAAAGCACGTTTTAAG CCTGTAACGGGTTTGGAAGGAACCCAAAAAAGTGGTGTATCAATGACTATCAATACACAATATCAATGCATTCGGATAATGGATGAATACAAACATTTTTCTGTGGAG gaACTACGTTTGCAagattataacatttttaatttatcagAAATTTCTAAGTCTG ATATTCCATTCCTTAAACAG AAAACACGTTTTAGATATCCAAACATTGCATCAAGTTCTGCTACCCctttaacttcttttaatttcaCTGGTTTTGGTTTCACAAGTGCGCCTACATTTGGAACTGCTGGAGCATTTGGTGCTGGTTCTTCTTTTGGATCCACTGGTTCATCTACATTCGGCTCAACAAACGCACCTAACCCTTTCACTACACGTGCTGCAACATTTGGAACTGCAGGAGCATTTGGTGCTGGTTCTTCTTTTGGATCCACTGGTTCATCTACATTCGGCTCAACAAATGCACCTAACCCTTTCACTACACGTGCTGCAACATTTGGAACTGCAGGATCATTTGGTGTTGGTTCTTCTTTTGGATCCACTGGTTCATCTACGTTTGGCTCAACAAATCCACCTAACCCTTTCACTACACGTGCTCCTACATTTGGAACTGCAGGAGCATTTGGTGTTGGTTCTTCTTTTGGATCCACTGGTTCATCTACGTTTGGCTCAACAAATGCACCTAACCCTTTCACTACACGTGCTCCAACTTTTGGAACTCCAGGAGCATTTGGTGTTGGTTCTTCTTTTGGATCCACTGGTTCATCTACGTTTGGCTCAACAAATGCACCTAACCCCTTAACTACATGTGCTCCAACATTTGGAACTGCAGGAGCATTTGGTGTTGGTTCTTCTTTTGGATCCACTGGTTCATCTACGTTTGGCTCAACAAATGCATCTAACCCTTTCACTACACGTGCTGCAACATTTGGAACTGCAGGAGCATTTGGTGTTGGTTCTTCTTTTGGATCCACTGGTTCATCTACGTTTGGCTCAACAAATGCACCTAACCCTTTCACTACACGTCCTCCTACATTTGGAAGAA GAAGACGTGTGCGTTCTTCGAAGTGGTAA
- the LOC130630245 gene encoding uncharacterized protein LOC130630245 isoform X2 encodes MNLSTENLHLLDAVKCSYCSQTLEEPKILECNHTFCKECLDGLLVFRHNGSATIQCPEELCEEETSLESSETTNSLATNHNMSAVVKSLSHENTKYLCEESSNCKSSVTRSCTKCQTNTCDDCWLSHDCVDADYTPIIFHRRAQTILPFCTSHRSIANVICSDCDGAYICRYCQHRTHVGHESDTIQTEAGKIKHSLLKQVEDGEKKRQRAKLLIQGCHKQIDDIEMSMGEFSVELDRRVQTRLSKYFTFLENEKKRIVDEFQHFVNRLKAEVEIFDESSKVSNIISRYFEKVKSKGDYFIVAGKVNIAERLKSLIPQNVPQMQAVLNDVEDNTFECNPLGKLSVTVQEIPINNSMNQYVRWEKTASENLKKVLLRSSAKGTFKARFKPVTGLEGTQKSGVSMTINTQYQCIRIMDEYKHFSVEIFHSLNRYPNIASSSATPLTSFNFTGFGFTSAPTFGTAGAFGAGSSFGSTGSSTFGSTNAPNPFTTRAATFGTAGAFGAGSSFGSTGSSTFGSTNAPNPFTTRAATFGTAGSFGVGSSFGSTGSSTFGSTNPPNPFTTRAPTFGTAGAFGVGSSFGSTGSSTFGSTNAPNPFTTRAPTFGTPGAFGVGSSFGSTGSSTFGSTNAPNPLTTCAPTFGTAGAFGVGSSFGSTGSSTFGSTNASNPFTTRAATFGTAGAFGVGSSFGSTGSSTFGSTNAPNPFTTRPPTFGRRRRVRSSKW; translated from the exons atgaatttaTCAACAGAAAACTTGCACTTACTTGACGCTGTTAAATGTAGCTACTGCAGTCAAACATTAGAGGAACCAAAAATTTTAGAATGTAACCATACCTTTTGTAAAGAATGTCTTGATGGCTTGCTGGTGTTTAGACATAATGGGAGCGCTACCATACAATGTCCTGAAGAACTCTGTGAAGAAGAGACATCATTAGAATCCAGTGAAACTACAAACTCTCTTGCAACAAATCACAATATGTCGGCTGTTGTGAAAAGTCT GTCACATGAGAACACAAAGTATTTGTGCGAAGAAAGTTCCAATTGTAAATCATCCGTGACGAGGTCATGTACAAAATGTCAAACCAACACTTGCGATGATTGTTGGCTTTCACATGATTGCGTTGATGCTGATTACACCCCAATCATATTTCACAGGAGAGCACAAACCATCCTACCTTTTTGTACAAGTCATCGCAGCATAGCTAATGTGATTTGCTCTGATTGTGATGGTGCATACATCTGCAGATATTGCCAGCATCGAACCCATGTAGGTCATGAAAGTGACACAATACAAACAGAAGCTGGGAAAATAAAGCATAGTCTTTTAAAGCAAGTAGAAGATGGCGAAAAGAAACGACAAAGAGCGAAGCTTTTGATTCAAGGCTGTCACAAGCAAATCGATGATATCGAAATGTCAATGGGCGAGTTTAGTGTTGAGTTAGACAGACGCGTGCAAACACGGCTTAGCAAATACTTTACCTTCTTGGAGAATGAGAAGAAAAGGATCGTCGATGAATTTCAACATTTTGTTAATCGGCTAAAAGCAGAAGTCGAAATTTTTGACGAATCATCAAAAGTAAGCAATATCATTTCACGTTATTTTGAGAAGGTGAAAAGCAAAGGAGATTATTTTATTGTCGCTGGTAAAGTCAACATTGCAGAAAGACTGAAGAGTTTAATTCCACAAAATGTCCCCCAAATGCAAGCTGTGCTAAACGATGTTGAAGATAATACGTTTGAATGTAATCCCCTTGGTAAATTAAGTGTTACTGTTCAAGAAATACCTATAAATAATAGTATGAATCAATATGTGCGATGGGAAAAAACTGCTTCAGAGAATCtcaaaaaag TTCTTCTTCGTTCTTCAGCTAAAGGGACATTCAAAGCACGTTTTAAG CCTGTAACGGGTTTGGAAGGAACCCAAAAAAGTGGTGTATCAATGACTATCAATACACAATATCAATGCATTCGGATAATGGATGAATACAAACATTTTTCTGTGGAG ATATTCCATTCCTTAAACAG ATATCCAAACATTGCATCAAGTTCTGCTACCCctttaacttcttttaatttcaCTGGTTTTGGTTTCACAAGTGCGCCTACATTTGGAACTGCTGGAGCATTTGGTGCTGGTTCTTCTTTTGGATCCACTGGTTCATCTACATTCGGCTCAACAAACGCACCTAACCCTTTCACTACACGTGCTGCAACATTTGGAACTGCAGGAGCATTTGGTGCTGGTTCTTCTTTTGGATCCACTGGTTCATCTACATTCGGCTCAACAAATGCACCTAACCCTTTCACTACACGTGCTGCAACATTTGGAACTGCAGGATCATTTGGTGTTGGTTCTTCTTTTGGATCCACTGGTTCATCTACGTTTGGCTCAACAAATCCACCTAACCCTTTCACTACACGTGCTCCTACATTTGGAACTGCAGGAGCATTTGGTGTTGGTTCTTCTTTTGGATCCACTGGTTCATCTACGTTTGGCTCAACAAATGCACCTAACCCTTTCACTACACGTGCTCCAACTTTTGGAACTCCAGGAGCATTTGGTGTTGGTTCTTCTTTTGGATCCACTGGTTCATCTACGTTTGGCTCAACAAATGCACCTAACCCCTTAACTACATGTGCTCCAACATTTGGAACTGCAGGAGCATTTGGTGTTGGTTCTTCTTTTGGATCCACTGGTTCATCTACGTTTGGCTCAACAAATGCATCTAACCCTTTCACTACACGTGCTGCAACATTTGGAACTGCAGGAGCATTTGGTGTTGGTTCTTCTTTTGGATCCACTGGTTCATCTACGTTTGGCTCAACAAATGCACCTAACCCTTTCACTACACGTCCTCCTACATTTGGAAGAA GAAGACGTGTGCGTTCTTCGAAGTGGTAA